TGATgataatacctatataatttcAAACTCTGTTTTTACCATTTatctatactattattataattgtcTCTCAATCTGCCTATCTGTTAACTATAATTCACagcctatctatctatctgtccatctgtttaactgaaaTGGTATAGAGGtgacttgcatcccggggatggacttAGGTTTCTTTCAATCCTAGAATATCCAAGAGAtaccacgggattcttaaaggtgcccacgcactcgaactgaactgcagcagaacgcgcggcagtgacgtacgcgcgtcgcggctggagagaatatcgtgcggggcgctgcggCGACGCGCAGTTctgctgcagttcagttcgagtgcgtgggcaccttaaacctaaatccacacgacgAATCGTAGTTATATCGTagcataaaaacaaaatggaaGCCAAAAATAAATTCGAAACAAAAATCGATTGACCGTAAATTTTacatacttagtacctacctagttttataAACAAGATTTTTAtcatatttctaaaaattactctaatactaaataaataataaatttttagggttccgtacccgaaaggtgccacCGGGACCCCTATAACttagcctccgctgttcgtctgtTTGTCTATATGTCCGCAGGCTGTATCTTTTGAACCGTAAtggttagagagttgaaatttccacAGAATGAGTATAGTCAGTCCAAAATGACTTCTTACGcgtcattttaactttatgggtgtcatgtcaaaagtaaagctcacctttaaaattaaaataaaaactaaaaccgtacttttgacatgatatttgacacagtGTTAAAATGGTGCGTGAGAaggtattttttatgtattatatttcTACTGCCGCTATCACtcttacaaataataaattatttaagaggggtctctccgtcactcgcttcatacaaacgtagttccaatttcatttgaatattaagcaaccaaagtccatgaaattttgtagacatattctagaaactaatatctatgtctgtggttttccagatttctgttaaaatattcggtttcatagttacgcggtcttaaaaatttacatacaaatctttgagcccctgtaattttaaaactacatatttttagaaaaatctaaaacacaccacagacacagatattagtttctagaatatgtctgcaatatttcatggactttggttgcttaatgttcaaatgaaattggaactacgattgtatgaagcgagtgacggagagagccctgttaaaatggCCACTAAGAAAATTAATGCGTTTCATCTAACacaatgatacggaacccttcgtgtgcgagtcggacacacACTTATCCGATTTTATTTCTAAGTTTAAATATaggcaaataaaaaaatgcagaaTTCGGAATTTCAATGTCTAAGAAAAATATCACTCTCAAACTACTTTGTAGGAATGCCTTTATTTTTACTGAAGCATTTATAATcatttgtacctactacctatacttataacaagagatatatataattttttaaattaatctcctgcatcacactaatattataaaggcgaaagtttgtatgtgtgtgtgtgtgtgtgtatgtttgttactccttcacgcaaaaactactggacggatttggctgaaatttagaatggagatagataatatcctggattagcacataggctactttatatcccggaaaatcaaagagttcccacgggatttcgaaaaacctaaatccacgcgggcgaagtcgcgggcatcggctagtgatatATAAATGCGAGTGTTTGATGGTTGtctagtttgtccttcaatcacgtcgaaCAGAGCAACATATTGACGTGATATGGATACAGACCGGAATAAAAGAcctggacataggctactttaaatGCCAGAGattaaattaaagagttcccacaggatttttgtaaacctaaatccactccaTCCACACATCCTATCcgtggaaagaagttagtatagtgcCCTCTCTGTTACATAGtctcatacaaatgatagagacaaaaatatagtgctctctctgttatggGAGTCCCATACAtttgatagagacaaaaatataGTGCTTTCTCTGTTATGTAGTCCCATACAtttgatagagacaaaaatatagtgctctctctgttatgtagtCCCATACAAACGATAGAGAGAAAAATATAGTGCTTTCTCTGTTGCATAGtcacatacaaatgatagagacaaacatatagcgctctctctgtaatggagtcccatacaaatgatagagagaAAAATATAGTGCTTTCTCTGTTACATAGtcacatacaaatgatagagacaaacaTATCAGTGGGCATTAAccatcaaccaatcacaaacgaaactatgttttttaatttaatttccaattattttgaaaacctttttgaattgaatttttaatgttttttttgatatttttttggtgATTGATTGGAgtatcaaaatggttaacgtccACCAAGATTTTTGTCCCTATCATTagtatgggattacataacaggGAAAGTTATACTAACTTATTTAAGTAGGGTACATTTCCATCTTAAATCTAATAATTTGGTAATGCCCAGATAGGGTATATTGCCCCCTTACACTTAGTAATTTGGTAACATCTTAAAGCATTAAACATGTAATCTTCAACTAATTTGCTAAAAGTCCTCAAGACTGATTGCaaatcacattaaaaaaaaactctaaagCCCAAAACTATTTAGCGACTAAttagtcaatcaatcaatcaatttatttatttgtttaaagttgtttttattagtttaaagTCCTCGAGACTGATCACAAATCacattgagaaaaaaaaaaactttagggCCCAAAACTATTTAGCGACTAATTTGCTGAAAGTCCTCGAGACTGATCACGAATCACATTgagaaaaaaatatctttaaagcCCAAAACTATTTAGTGACTAATTTGCTAAAAGTCCTCGAGACTGATCGCAAAtcacattgaaaaaaaaaatactttaaagcCCAAAACTATTTAGCAACTAATTTGCTAAAAGTCCTCGAGACTGATTGCAAATCACATTGGAAAAAAAAACGATAACACCCAAAACTATTTAGAGACTAATTTGCTAAGTCCTTGGGACTGATCGCAAATCacattgagaaaaaaaaatactttaaagcCCAAAACTATTTAGCGATATGCAATTGTTCAACTAAACGCATTAAACTACAACATTTGACGTACAATAATATGTTAATGATTAACAAAAATATAGACAGGCAGTACAACATTATATAAATATCAATAGTGGTGTGAAAAACCACTAGCATCGAGGGCTAGATGCGTTCACAATATTTATTGTTATCGTTATCATTGGTGTTTTGGTAGACAAGGAATCCCAATATAACAGCAACACAAGTAACGAGTAACGTAAGGAACTGGTACAGTTTAAGCTTATCAACTTGGCGGTGTAAAATTTCATAGTTCATTTGGAGGTTGTTCAATGCATTTGCGACCGATTCGGGCTTTTCGTGATTAACGACTTCCAAATTGCCATTTTTGGGTAAATCTTTAACGGGGAATTGGCATTTTAGTCTGTATTCGTCAACTTTGCTGCCAGACGAATTCGCCCATATGTCACTTAGCTCCTTTTGagacaaatctgttttaggaatTTGCACGGACATGACTAAGAACATGTCTTTCATTACGTTACGGAGTTGAAATCCTGGTTGGACAACGATTAGTATGGTCTGAGTTGCACCTTTCGTTAATATGCCAGAACTTGGTCGTACACGGAACTTCTCAGGTGAAGTTGTTCTAATTTTAAACGATACGGCACCATCATCCATGTTAGTTATCGTGAACTGTCCGGTAACCTCTTCGTTCTCATTCTTGAAGATAATCAAGTTATTTGGGTTCAAACGCAACATTTCTCCTGGCGAGTGGTCACCTTGTTCGGCAAACGTTACTTTCTTTGGTGTGCTACCCTTACCTTCCggaacaaattcaaattcataatTATCTTGCCCGCCCCAACTCGTTAACGCTTGATCCGGTGTAACAAACTCGTGTAACGACTCTTGAGATATGAACTTCATTTTCTCAACGGCTCGTGCGGGTAACAACGTTTTAACTATCTTAAATGCAGCAGATAGGACCCAGGGCATgttataaattagtatatagTTCAAAAAGCTTGGATAGTAACACTTGAATAGTGatattacatacttaattaacTCCATATCCATATTGTTCAAACCACATCCGTCTAAATCGAAAAATAGTGTTATTTTGTTGCCATTTTCTTCGCGTTCAATACGATCGAACCAGTATATGATAACTTTTTTCAATTCCTCGAAGTCTTTGGTACCTTTCACGTGTTTTTTCGACTTGACTATCAAAAGAAGGCATCCATCGATATCGCGTCCGTGAGGAAAGAATCCTCCTTCAAGTATGTAATCCATTCTGATGTTGGTCTCGTTAATTTCGTTAGCGGATACCGATTTCCGCCAACTAAATATCTCCCACAGCATGTCCGCGCCCTGTTTCGGGTCATTTTCGCAATGCTTCATCACTCGTTTCAAATATTTCTCATCCTTTATCCGATCCAAGTCCAATGTATGGAACCCATGGTCAGGGTTTTCCTTTAGTTTCGCTGTTATCAAACTCCGTAGATCGGCTGTCGTCATTTTTGTACTTCTCTCACGACTCACTCTAGGAATTAAACCGTGGACCTTTAAAACCACATGAACAAATAGcggaaatattaatttaatgatttttagGGTACCAAGCACTTTTGTTGACGGTTGTTATGACATTTTGTTTTGACATTTCCGGTAATGGTAGACATTTCTAACAGTGTTTCCACTCACGATTTTAGTTTTACCCCAGTTTCTATAGAAATTCTCCccagaaattaaataaataattaaaattaataaatatttaacccGATTTAGGgctcaataataattattataaaaaagcattttatattttcaattaatataatatcacaATTTAAATCCTGAGTCAGTTTCAAATTATGTTGTCAACTACCTATCAATCTCTTACGAATGATTAATATCTGGGCAGTTAGAAATTATAGCTATAAAAATATGCTATCATTCCGCGACGAACATTGGAGAGAAAAATGGTTAAAGATAAAAACTGAATGAGGTTCGATTTTATCACAGATATaaatcaacaaataaaaaaaacccccaAGCTGGCTGATTTTAGTCGTTTTACCCTAATATAGGGCACAATCTCCTAAAGTGGAAACACTGCTTTTTACAAGTCACAATATTCTTAATGGGTGTTCTAGACGTCCTGATTTGTTGGTCACCAACAAAATTGGCCAATGATGCTATTAATTCACTTGTACACTTTATCTAAATTGCATACATTATTATGACACCATTATACTAATTCCTCCAATTTCCTTGGAAAGGCATGATCAGTACCATCTGTAACTTTTAGAAATCTTTAAGAAACTGACCTGGAAGTTCCTCATCAACTAGTTTGAATTTAGAGCGAGTTAGTCTGATGAAAGCTGAGAGTGAGTTTTTACTGTTTTTAGGGTACCCGAAAGGAATctatgggaccctattactgagcctgcgctgtctgtctgtcagcgggccgtatctcgtgaaccgtaatgggtagagagttaaaattttcacagattgcatactattcttcttcttttcttgtttggtggctttttgtagtgccaagccagcacaatgcactttgcCAGTGTCGAGTAGCTTGAGCGAGGCACATTGGAGATTGGTTGGTAAAAATGTGCCAATTTTCTGAGTATTGTTCTAAAGTAGAAGGCTTAACATACATTACATTGCTgctaaaacaacaaacaaaattgaaaagtatttatttcttatacaagagactaaaaaattaaataatcaaggcatgcacatttttatttactcatcaatacaaaatatatgtaaCTTACTTACATTTTTCATGATTTACTCAAGTTTTTACCATTAAGTactagaaataaaatatcactagAAAACTTTGGAAAAATCAACAATTTTTATAGAAATTTACTTAACTATGTACAATACCCGTTTTcacttattacatatttttgtatgtataatATCCAAAAATTAGACCAACAAAACTCAATAATAGTGTAAAAAGTTGATACATTTTCactatattcatatttttaatcaaGTTTTTGTGACTCGCCTGTAAATGATCAAGTTTGTACTCAATAGAATTAGTATCACGGATTTTTGTGTTTGATTTGTTTAAATTTTCTCTTGAATCTATGGATGAGCATTTTAGTCTATACTCATTTGCTTGACTGGCACTGCTTTTCCATAGATCACCCAAATCTTTCTGTGATATATTAGAATTGGGAACTCTGATGGAAACAACTAGAAATCTATCCTTTTCCACGGATGATAAAAGAAAACCCGAATTAACGATGATGTTTATAGTTTGTGATGCTTTACTAGTCAATGTACCCAAGCTAGGACGTACAATATATTTTTCAGGTGCAGTTGTTCTAATTTTAAATGCAACACAGCTTTCATCCATGTTAGTTATCG
The Maniola jurtina chromosome 28, ilManJurt1.1, whole genome shotgun sequence DNA segment above includes these coding regions:
- the LOC123879570 gene encoding motile sperm domain-containing protein 2-like, which produces MTTADLRSLITAKLKENPDHGFHTLDLDRIKDEKYLKRVMKHCENDPKQGADMLWEIFSWRKSVSANEINETNIRMDYILEGGFFPHGRDIDGCLLLIVKSKKHVKGTKDFEELKKVIIYWFDRIEREENGNKITLFFDLDGCGLNNMDMELIKYVISLFKCYYPSFLNYILIYNMPWVLSAAFKIVKTLLPARAVEKMKFISQESLHEFVTPDQALTSWGGQDNYEFEFVPEGKGSTPKKVTFAEQGDHSPGEMLRLNPNNLIIFKNENEEVTGQFTITNMDDGAVSFKIRTTSPEKFRVRPSSGILTKGATQTILIVVQPGFQLRNVMKDMFLVMSVQIPKTDLSQKELSDIWANSSGSKVDEYRLKCQFPVKDLPKNGNLEVVNHEKPESVANALNNLQMNYEILHRQVDKLKLYQFLTLLVTCVAVILGFLVYQNTNDNDNNKYCERI